The Candidatus Nealsonbacteria bacterium genome contains the following window.
AAAACTCTTGCTTTTCTCAACTTACCAATGTCTTTAGAACATCACAAAAGCCAGTCGTTGCATTAAGAAGAATTGAAGAAGGAGTGCCTGCCTTTAGTTATGTTAAGGTTGAAAAAATAGCTAACCGTTTTTATAAGATAAAGAGTTTTGTTGATGAAATCGATCCAGGAGATGATAGCTATGAATTTGTTCTTGCCGGGAGAGGAGTGCTAACTCCAACAACTTTTGATTATCTTAGAAAAATAAAAGCATCTAAGACTAAAGTAATGACTTTTACTCGAGCCTTTGATATAATGATAAAGGATGGGAAAACTATTTATGGTTATGAGATTGAGGGTCAATGGCTTCAATGCAATAACAGGCTTAATCTTATGAAATCAGACCTTTTTCTTTCGTTAAATGATCAAGATTTTGGACCAGAACTTAAGAAATATTTAAATGAAATAATATGAAAGAAATTAATAAAGAAATTTTAGCTGAAATATATAAAGAGCGTGATCCTCAAAGCAGGAAATATGATTTCGGATTAGTTGTAGTAATAGGGGGTTCTGAGTTTTATTCTGGATCACCGGCACTTTCGGCTATGGCCGCATTTCGTACCGGTGCCGATATGGTAAGAATTATAGCTCCTCAACGAGCAGCTGATATTATTGCGTCTTTTAATCCCAATATGGCCGCTTATCCGCTAGAGGGAAAGAGAGTTGGTAAAAACCATCTTTCTACTTTGATTAGTATGACTGAATCAGCCAAGTCGGTATCAAGGGGTAACGTTGCAGTAGTTCTTGGAGGAGGAATTGGCAGATCAGAAGAAACACAAGAGACAATATTGGAATACCTTTCTAAATTAACTGTTCCGGTAGTTATTGATGCTGATGCTATATATGCAATTAAAGATAATTTGGAAGTTTTAAAAGACAAAGAATGTCTTGTTACTCCTCACTATTTTGAGTTTTTTTCACTAACTGGAAGAGAGGTTTACGAATTACCCCTTGAGGAAAAAATAAAGGCAGTTCGCAAAGAAGCTGAAAGAATGGGCATTACCATTCTTCTTAAGGGAGAGACGGATATTATATCTGATGGAAAAGATGTTTTAATAAATAAAATTGGTTCACCCTACCTTACAGTAGGTGGATCTGGTGATACTTTGGCTGGAGTTGCCGGAGCACTGGTATCAAGAAAGATTCCTTTACTTAAAGCCGGAGGAGCAGCCGCTTTTATTAATGCATCAGCTGGATCATTAGCTGCCAAGACTCTTAAGGATTCAATGACAGCAACTGACTTAATAGATAATATTAATGAAATTATTAAATAATCATTAATCTGCGTAACTAATATCGTAGATCTTAAAAATGTTAAAATCATTCGATTTAACTGGAGGAGTGGTAATTGTTACTGCTACTGTAATAAGGGTTGATGGAGGATGTTAGTAACTTAAAGAAAATATAAACTTATGTATGAATTGATTATTATTGGCGGAGGTCCCGCCGGAATTACCGCCGGAATTTATGCTGCTAGAAAAAAAATAAAAACACTTATTTTATCAAAGGACTTTGTTGGACAAGCCGGAAAGGCTAATATTATTGAGAATTGGCCAGGAATAAAAACGATTGCTGGCCCAGAACTTTTATCTCAATTTATGAGTCATCTTGATGAATTTGATATAGAAAAAAAGGAAGGATATTTGGTTTCAATTCTTGAAAAAAGAAATGATGTTTTTTATCTAACAACAGATATGGGTGAAGTTTTTGAGTCTAAGGCGGTTATTGTTGCTACCGGAAGAAATCCGAGGCCATTGAAAGTTCCTGGAGAAAAAGAATATCTTGGCAAAGGTATATCCTATTGTGCGGTTTGTGATGCTCCTATGTTTGCAAAGAAAAAGGTAGCGGTTGTTGGGGGAGGCAATTCAGGATTTGAAACTGCAATAGAAATGGCCACTAAACATTTGGCAAAAGTCTTTTTATTAGAAGTTGTATCCAAGCCAATTGCAGATGAATCACTACAAGAAGAGGTAAAGAATAACAATAATATAGAAGTAATCACTGGGGCTTTATTGAAAGAAATTAAGGGAAAAACTTTTGTTGAATCAGTGGTTTATACCGATAAGAACACTAAAGAAGATAAAGAGCTAGAGGTTCAAGGTGTATTTGTTGAAATTGGATCTGTTCCAGCAGTTGATTTTTTAAAAGATCTTGCAACTTGCAATGAAGTCGGAGAAATTGAAATCGATCATAATAGTTGCCAAACTAAAACTGATGGACTTTTTGCCGCTGGAGATGTAACTAACATTAAAGGCAAGCAAGTTGTAATAGCAGCTGGAGAAGGATCCAAGGCCGCTTTATCGGTTTATTCTTATTTAAGAAAATTATGAAAATAAGATCTGTAAAAGCTAGAGAAATTTTAGACTCAAGGGGTAATCCAACTATTGAGGTTGTAGTAAATGAATCTTTTCAGTCTTCAGTTTCATCAGGAGCTTCTAGGGGTAAATATGAAGCTCTTGAGTTAAGAGACGGGGGAAAGCGATATCTTGGAAAAGGAGTATTAAAAGCGGTCAAAAATGTAAATCAAATTATTGCTCCGAAGTTAATCGGCATGAATGTTTTAGACCAAAAGAAAGTTGATCAGATGATGATTGACCTAGATGGCACTAAGAATAAATCTAAACTTGGAGCCAATGCTATTCTAGGAGTTTCTATGGCTATTTGTCGTGCTGGTTCTGATGCAAAGAAAACTTCTTTGTATAATTACATTTTTAATTTATCTAAAAAAGAACTTAAAAATGAG
Protein-coding sequences here:
- a CDS encoding NAD(P)H-hydrate dehydratase, producing MKEINKEILAEIYKERDPQSRKYDFGLVVVIGGSEFYSGSPALSAMAAFRTGADMVRIIAPQRAADIIASFNPNMAAYPLEGKRVGKNHLSTLISMTESAKSVSRGNVAVVLGGGIGRSEETQETILEYLSKLTVPVVIDADAIYAIKDNLEVLKDKECLVTPHYFEFFSLTGREVYELPLEEKIKAVRKEAERMGITILLKGETDIISDGKDVLINKIGSPYLTVGGSGDTLAGVAGALVSRKIPLLKAGGAAAFINASAGSLAAKTLKDSMTATDLIDNINEIIK
- a CDS encoding FAD-dependent oxidoreductase — encoded protein: MYELIIIGGGPAGITAGIYAARKKIKTLILSKDFVGQAGKANIIENWPGIKTIAGPELLSQFMSHLDEFDIEKKEGYLVSILEKRNDVFYLTTDMGEVFESKAVIVATGRNPRPLKVPGEKEYLGKGISYCAVCDAPMFAKKKVAVVGGGNSGFETAIEMATKHLAKVFLLEVVSKPIADESLQEEVKNNNNIEVITGALLKEIKGKTFVESVVYTDKNTKEDKELEVQGVFVEIGSVPAVDFLKDLATCNEVGEIEIDHNSCQTKTDGLFAAGDVTNIKGKQVVIAAGEGSKAALSVYSYLRKL